Proteins co-encoded in one Pseudomonas beijingensis genomic window:
- the fahA gene encoding fumarylacetoacetase yields MTQLSPARSWVASANGHADFPLQNLPLGVFSVDGGALRSGVAIGERIFDLQAALHAGLFDGAAQQAVEAMAGGQLNGFFDLGRNARVALRERLLELLREDSPLRGKVEALEAKLLLVAADCQMHLPARINDYTDFYVGIEHAQNVGKLFRPDNPLLPNYKYVPIGYHGRASTIRPSGTDVRRPKGQTLPAGQTEPTFGPCARLDYELELGIWIGKGNALGEPIPIGDAAEHIGGFCLLNDWSARDIQAWEYQPLGPFLSKSFLTSISPWVVTAEALEPFRRPQPARPEGDPQPLPYLLDTRDQAGGAFDIELEVLLLTEAMVEQNLPAQRLTLSNTQYMYWTVAQMVAHHSVNGCQLQAGDLFGSGTLSGPENHQFGSLLEITEGGKKPIELASGEVRRFLEDGDEIILRARCRREGFASIGFGECRGKILPAR; encoded by the coding sequence ATGACTCAACTTTCCCCTGCCCGTAGCTGGGTCGCCAGCGCCAACGGCCATGCCGACTTCCCGTTGCAGAACCTGCCATTGGGTGTCTTCAGCGTCGATGGCGGTGCCTTGCGCAGCGGCGTGGCGATTGGCGAGCGGATTTTCGATCTGCAGGCGGCATTGCACGCGGGCTTGTTCGATGGCGCGGCGCAACAAGCCGTCGAAGCCATGGCCGGCGGCCAGTTGAATGGTTTTTTCGACCTGGGCCGCAACGCCCGGGTGGCCCTGCGTGAACGGCTGCTGGAACTGTTGCGCGAAGACAGTCCGCTGCGCGGCAAGGTCGAAGCGCTGGAGGCGAAGCTGCTGCTCGTCGCCGCTGACTGCCAAATGCACCTGCCGGCCAGGATCAACGACTACACCGACTTCTACGTCGGTATCGAGCACGCGCAGAATGTCGGCAAGCTGTTTCGCCCCGACAATCCATTGCTGCCCAACTACAAATACGTGCCCATCGGTTACCACGGTCGCGCCTCGACCATTCGCCCGTCCGGCACCGACGTGCGCCGGCCCAAGGGCCAGACCTTGCCGGCCGGCCAGACCGAACCGACCTTCGGCCCGTGTGCGCGGCTGGACTATGAGCTGGAGCTGGGCATCTGGATCGGCAAAGGCAACGCACTGGGCGAACCGATTCCCATCGGCGATGCCGCCGAGCACATTGGCGGGTTCTGCCTGCTCAACGACTGGTCGGCCCGGGATATCCAGGCCTGGGAATACCAGCCCCTGGGGCCGTTTCTGTCGAAGAGTTTCCTCACCAGCATTTCGCCGTGGGTGGTGACGGCTGAAGCCCTGGAACCGTTCCGCCGCCCGCAACCGGCGCGCCCGGAAGGCGATCCGCAACCGCTGCCGTATCTGCTGGACACCCGTGACCAGGCCGGCGGTGCTTTCGACATCGAGCTGGAAGTCCTGCTGCTGACCGAGGCCATGGTCGAGCAGAACCTGCCGGCCCAGCGCCTGACGTTGAGCAACACCCAGTACATGTACTGGACCGTGGCGCAAATGGTCGCGCACCACAGCGTCAATGGCTGCCAGTTGCAGGCCGGCGACCTGTTTGGTTCGGGCACCTTGTCGGGGCCTGAAAACCATCAGTTCGGCAGCCTGTTGGAAATCACCGAAGGCGGTAAAAAACCGATCGAACTGGCGTCTGGCGAAGTGCGCCGATTCCTCGAGGACGGTGACGAAATCATCTTGCGGGCCCGCTGCCGCCGCGAGGGTTTCGCCTCCATCGGCTTCGGCGAGTGTCGGGGCAAGATCCTGCCGGCGCGTTGA
- the hmgA gene encoding homogentisate 1,2-dioxygenase, with the protein MNLDSTASDLAYQSGLGNEFASEALPGALPVGQNSPQKAPYGLYAELFSGTAFTMARSEARRTWLYRIRPSANHPAFTKLERQLAGGPLGEVTPNRLRWNPLDIPAEPTDFIDGLVCMAANAGADKPAGVSLYHYRANRAMERVFFNADGEWLIVPQLGRLRIATELGVLELAPLEIAVLPRGLKFRVELLDPQARGYLAENHGAPLRLPDLGPIGSNGLANPRDFLTPVAHYENLAQPTTLVQKFLGELWGCELDHSPLDVVAWHGNNVPYKYDLRRFNTIGTVSFDHPDPSIFTVLTSPTSVHGLANLDFVIFPPRWMVAENTFRPPWFHRNLMNEFMGLIQGAYDAKAEGFLPGGASLHSCMSAHGPDGETCTKAINADLQPAKIDNTMAFMFETSQVLRPSRFALDCPQLQTDYDACWASLPVTFDPTRR; encoded by the coding sequence ATGAACCTCGATTCCACCGCGTCGGACCTGGCTTACCAATCAGGCTTGGGCAACGAATTTGCCAGCGAAGCCTTGCCCGGCGCCTTGCCCGTCGGCCAGAACTCCCCACAGAAAGCCCCGTACGGTCTCTATGCCGAGTTGTTCTCTGGCACGGCGTTCACCATGGCCCGCAGCGAAGCGCGGCGTACCTGGCTGTATCGCATCCGGCCGTCGGCCAATCACCCGGCCTTCACCAAGCTCGAACGGCAATTGGCGGGCGGTCCATTGGGCGAAGTCACGCCCAATCGCCTGCGCTGGAACCCGCTGGACATTCCCGCCGAGCCCACCGATTTCATCGACGGGCTGGTGTGCATGGCGGCCAATGCCGGCGCGGACAAACCGGCCGGCGTCAGCCTTTATCACTACCGGGCCAACCGCGCCATGGAGCGAGTGTTTTTCAATGCCGACGGTGAATGGCTGATCGTGCCGCAACTGGGACGGCTGCGGATCGCCACCGAGCTGGGCGTGCTGGAACTGGCGCCGCTGGAAATCGCCGTGTTGCCCCGGGGCCTGAAGTTTCGCGTTGAACTGCTCGACCCGCAGGCCCGTGGTTACCTCGCCGAAAACCATGGCGCGCCGCTGCGCTTGCCGGACCTAGGGCCCATCGGCAGCAACGGCCTGGCGAACCCACGGGACTTCCTGACGCCGGTCGCCCATTACGAGAACCTCGCGCAACCGACCACCCTGGTGCAGAAATTCCTCGGTGAGTTGTGGGGGTGCGAGCTGGATCATTCGCCCCTCGACGTGGTGGCCTGGCACGGCAACAACGTGCCGTACAAATATGACCTGCGCCGCTTCAACACGATTGGCACGGTCAGCTTCGATCACCCGGACCCGTCGATTTTCACCGTGCTGACCTCGCCCACCAGCGTCCACGGCCTGGCCAACCTCGATTTCGTGATCTTTCCGCCACGCTGGATGGTGGCGGAAAACACCTTCCGTCCGCCGTGGTTCCATCGCAACCTGATGAACGAATTCATGGGCCTGATCCAAGGCGCCTACGATGCCAAGGCCGAAGGTTTCCTGCCGGGCGGTGCGTCGCTGCACAGTTGCATGAGCGCCCATGGCCCGGACGGCGAGACCTGTACCAAGGCGATCAACGCTGACCTTCAGCCGGCGAAAATCGACAACACCATGGCGTTCATGTTCGAGACCAGCCAGGTCTTGCGCCCAAGCCGTTTCGCCCTGGACTGCCCGCAACTGCAAACCGACTACGATGCTTGTTGGGCCTCGCTGCCTGTCACGTTCGACCCGACCCGGAGATAA
- the maiA gene encoding maleylacetoacetate isomerase codes for MELYTYYRSTSSYRVRIALALKGLDYQALPVNLIAAPAGEHRQPAYLAINPQGRVPALRTDEGALLVQSPAIIEYLEERYPQVPLLSADLAVRAHERGVAALIGCDIHPLHNVSVLNKLRQWGHDEAQVTEWIGHWISQGLAAVEQLIGDDGYCFGALPGLADVYLIPQLYAAERFNVSLQEYPRIRRVAALVAGHPAFQQAHPAKQPDTP; via the coding sequence ATGGAACTCTATACGTACTACCGCTCCACCTCGTCCTATCGGGTGCGTATTGCGCTGGCGCTCAAGGGCCTGGATTACCAGGCCTTGCCTGTCAACCTGATCGCTGCGCCTGCGGGCGAACATCGCCAGCCGGCCTACCTGGCGATCAACCCCCAGGGCCGGGTGCCGGCGCTGCGTACCGATGAAGGGGCGTTGCTGGTGCAATCGCCGGCCATCATCGAATACCTGGAGGAGCGTTATCCCCAGGTACCGCTGCTCAGCGCCGACCTGGCAGTGCGCGCCCACGAGCGTGGTGTCGCTGCGCTGATCGGTTGCGACATTCATCCCCTGCACAACGTCAGCGTGCTCAACAAGCTGCGGCAGTGGGGCCACGATGAAGCGCAGGTGACGGAGTGGATCGGGCATTGGATCAGCCAGGGCTTGGCGGCGGTGGAGCAGTTGATTGGCGACGACGGCTATTGCTTCGGCGCGCTACCGGGGCTGGCGGATGTGTACCTGATCCCGCAGTTGTACGCGGCCGAGCGGTTCAATGTTTCCTTGCAGGAATACCCACGGATCCGGCGCGTGGCGGCATTGGTGGCAGGGCATCCGGCGTTCCAACAGGCGCATCCGGCGAAGCAGCCGGATACCCCTTGA
- a CDS encoding LuxR C-terminal-related transcriptional regulator, with protein MLAEEFETAVSFLQHLSFEHVLQRRNAVLLLSLHDQQGDALTLGTPQSVGLVTAALLFAGRFDQASTCIEQLARFLPQPSACRQRQVLARWLVLRGWLLHLSGDGEPAREHFLQAQASLDPEAWAQRVLCLGGLTQQALLAGELASAHGLNRQALCLARAQGSLVFEGLLELDHAQVLEQRGAPHRADHLLAAVQALLDKPGQDFSPLLGRIVLRRGRLALRMGFEERAAEHFQTGLETGLHSQDKQVLYGFLGKACLAANQGDYGEAFMHLRDAERTMQQRHIPDTVYRGVLLQTSCQFWLQQGRAELAHEALTRVLRHFRGPQAKHAPPATLELIAKLEYLLVLAEVYLQRAQDPQARLQVLIAQAQHGEMHSLETELHLVLTEVVWLSGDRAQARERLQEGLKRVTCWRAHQALWELRMRQPELLRWGQSAEQVESPVTVEDTLLSHRELEVLELIAQGHSNQQIAEQLFISLHTVKTHARRIHSKLGVQRRTQAVAKAKVMGVMG; from the coding sequence ATGTTGGCCGAGGAATTCGAGACCGCCGTCAGTTTTTTGCAGCATTTGAGCTTCGAGCACGTCTTGCAGCGCCGCAACGCGGTGCTGTTGCTGAGCTTGCATGATCAACAAGGCGACGCGCTGACCCTCGGCACGCCGCAATCGGTGGGGCTGGTCACCGCTGCGCTGTTGTTCGCCGGACGCTTCGACCAGGCGTCGACCTGTATCGAGCAACTGGCCAGGTTCCTGCCGCAGCCTTCGGCCTGTCGACAGCGACAGGTGCTGGCAAGGTGGCTGGTCTTGCGCGGCTGGTTGCTGCACCTTTCGGGCGATGGTGAACCGGCGCGTGAACATTTCCTCCAGGCCCAGGCCAGCCTGGACCCCGAGGCCTGGGCCCAACGGGTGCTGTGCCTGGGTGGACTGACGCAGCAGGCGCTGCTTGCTGGAGAACTGGCCTCGGCGCACGGGCTCAACCGTCAGGCGTTATGCCTGGCGCGTGCGCAAGGCTCGCTGGTCTTCGAAGGATTGCTGGAACTGGATCACGCCCAGGTCCTGGAACAACGCGGCGCGCCGCATCGGGCCGATCATTTGCTGGCCGCCGTCCAGGCGCTGCTGGATAAACCGGGCCAGGATTTTTCTCCATTGTTGGGGCGTATTGTCCTGCGGCGCGGTCGCCTGGCGCTGCGCATGGGGTTTGAGGAACGGGCTGCCGAGCACTTTCAAACGGGCCTGGAAACGGGCCTGCACAGCCAAGACAAACAGGTGCTCTATGGTTTTCTCGGCAAGGCCTGCCTGGCGGCCAACCAGGGTGACTATGGCGAGGCCTTCATGCACCTGCGCGACGCCGAGCGGACCATGCAGCAACGGCACATCCCCGACACCGTCTACCGTGGCGTGTTGTTGCAAACCAGCTGCCAGTTCTGGTTGCAACAGGGGCGGGCGGAACTGGCCCATGAAGCCTTGACCCGCGTCTTGCGGCATTTCCGCGGGCCGCAGGCCAAGCACGCGCCTCCCGCGACCCTGGAGTTGATTGCGAAACTTGAATATCTGCTGGTGCTGGCCGAGGTCTACTTGCAGCGGGCACAGGATCCGCAGGCGCGCCTGCAGGTCCTGATCGCCCAGGCGCAGCACGGCGAAATGCACAGCCTGGAAACCGAACTGCACCTGGTGCTGACGGAGGTCGTCTGGTTGTCCGGCGATCGCGCCCAGGCCCGGGAACGCCTGCAAGAGGGACTCAAGCGTGTCACGTGCTGGCGGGCCCACCAGGCATTGTGGGAGCTGCGCATGCGCCAGCCCGAGCTGTTGCGCTGGGGCCAATCGGCAGAACAGGTCGAGTCTCCCGTCACCGTCGAGGACACCTTGCTCAGCCATCGCGAGCTGGAGGTCCTGGAGCTGATTGCCCAGGGTCATTCAAACCAACAGATTGCCGAACAGTTGTTCATCTCGTTGCATACGGTGAAAACCCATGCGCGGCGTATCCACAGCAAGTTGGGTGTACAACGGCGTACACAGGCGGTGGCAAAAGCCAAGGTCATGGGCGTGATGGGTTAG
- a CDS encoding DUF1329 domain-containing protein: MRKMILQCGALALSLLAANVMAAVSPEEANKLGTSLTPIGAEKAGNADGSIPAWTGGIPKNAGAVDSKGFLADPFANEKPLFTITAATVDKYKDKLSEGQVAMFKRYPQTYKIPVYPTHRSVGLPPEIYESAKRSALNVTSINDGNGLSNFTGNRYYAFPIPKNGVEVLWNHVTRYHGGNLRRVITQVTPQTNGSFTPIRFEEEIAVPFLIKDADPEKASNVLTYFKQSVTAPARLAGNVLLVHETLDQVKEPRLAWIYNAGQRRVRRAPQVAYDGPGTAADGLRTSDNFDLFSGAPDRYDWKLIGKKEMYIPYNSYKLDSPSLKYDDVIKAGHINQDLTRYELHRVWEVVGTVKPSERHIYAKRHMYIDEDSWQAALVDHYDGRGQLWRVAEGHAQFYYDHQNPGYTLEALYDIIAGRYIALGMKNEEKHSYEYGFEARAADYTPAALRSTGVR, encoded by the coding sequence ATGCGCAAGATGATCCTGCAATGCGGTGCCCTGGCCTTGAGCCTGCTGGCCGCGAATGTGATGGCGGCGGTTTCGCCGGAGGAAGCGAACAAACTGGGCACCAGCCTCACGCCAATCGGTGCGGAGAAGGCCGGCAATGCCGATGGCTCGATCCCGGCCTGGACCGGCGGCATCCCGAAAAATGCCGGGGCCGTGGACAGCAAGGGCTTTCTGGCCGACCCGTTCGCCAATGAAAAACCGCTGTTCACCATCACCGCCGCGACCGTGGACAAGTACAAGGACAAACTCTCCGAAGGCCAGGTCGCGATGTTCAAGCGCTACCCGCAGACCTACAAGATTCCGGTCTACCCGACCCATCGCAGCGTCGGCCTGCCGCCGGAAATCTACGAGTCGGCCAAGCGCAGCGCCCTCAACGTGACATCCATCAACGACGGTAACGGCCTGTCGAATTTTACCGGCAACCGCTACTACGCTTTCCCGATTCCCAAGAATGGCGTGGAAGTGCTGTGGAACCACGTCACCCGTTATCACGGTGGCAACCTGCGTCGGGTCATCACCCAGGTCACGCCGCAGACCAATGGCAGCTTCACACCGATCCGCTTCGAAGAAGAAATCGCCGTGCCGTTCCTGATCAAGGACGCCGACCCGGAAAAGGCCAGCAACGTGCTGACTTATTTCAAACAATCGGTCACCGCCCCGGCGCGCCTGGCCGGTAACGTGCTGCTGGTGCATGAGACCCTCGACCAAGTGAAGGAGCCACGCCTGGCCTGGATCTACAATGCCGGCCAGCGTCGTGTGCGTCGCGCCCCGCAAGTGGCCTACGACGGCCCGGGCACCGCCGCCGACGGCTTGCGTACCTCCGACAACTTCGACCTGTTTTCCGGCGCGCCGGACCGTTACGACTGGAAGCTGATCGGCAAGAAGGAAATGTACATCCCGTACAACAGCTACAAGCTCGATTCGCCAAGCCTCAAGTACGACGATGTGATCAAGGCCGGCCACATCAACCAGGACTTGACCCGCTACGAGCTGCACCGGGTCTGGGAAGTGGTGGGGACGGTCAAGCCCAGCGAACGGCACATCTATGCCAAGCGCCACATGTACATCGACGAGGACAGCTGGCAGGCGGCGCTGGTGGATCACTATGACGGTCGCGGCCAACTGTGGCGGGTGGCCGAAGGTCATGCCCAGTTCTACTACGACCATCAGAACCCGGGCTACACCCTGGAGGCGCTCTACGACATCATCGCCGGCCGCTACATCGCGCTGGGGATGAAGAACGAAGAGAAACACAGCTACGAGTACGGCTTCGAAGCCCGGGCAGCCGACTACACGCCGGCGGCGCTGCGCTCGACCGGGGTTCGCTAA
- a CDS encoding IclR family transcriptional regulator: METPLSNGKQKVRSAEVGTDILKALAELSPSTSLSRLAEHVQMPASKVHRYLQALIASGFAEQNAATNHYGLGREALRVGLAALNGMDVLQVAALPLAELRDDLNETCFLAVWGNHGATVVRIEPAVRAVTVVTQLGSVLPLLSSSTGLVFSAYLPARETIGLREQEVQGTEHHALADDRAYAALCEQIRSRGLHHVHGLLMPGVDALSAPVFNAVGEVKAVMTIVGPTSLFHADENGPAAQRLLAATRAVSWRMGYEAGPGSAQEIRDNPDH, from the coding sequence ATGGAAACCCCGCTCAGCAACGGTAAACAGAAAGTCCGCTCGGCCGAAGTCGGCACCGACATTCTCAAGGCCCTGGCCGAACTCTCCCCCTCCACGTCGCTGTCGCGCCTGGCCGAACACGTGCAGATGCCGGCCAGCAAGGTTCATCGCTACTTGCAGGCCTTGATCGCCAGCGGGTTTGCCGAGCAGAACGCCGCCACCAACCACTATGGCCTGGGCCGCGAAGCCCTGCGCGTGGGCCTGGCAGCGCTGAACGGCATGGACGTGCTGCAAGTGGCCGCCCTGCCCCTGGCCGAACTGCGCGACGACTTGAACGAAACCTGCTTCCTGGCGGTGTGGGGCAACCATGGCGCGACCGTGGTGCGCATCGAGCCCGCCGTTCGGGCCGTGACCGTGGTGACGCAACTGGGCTCGGTACTGCCGCTGCTCAGTTCGTCCACGGGGCTGGTGTTCAGCGCTTATCTGCCGGCACGCGAGACGATCGGCCTGCGCGAGCAGGAAGTGCAAGGCACCGAACACCACGCCCTGGCCGACGACCGCGCCTATGCCGCGCTGTGCGAGCAAATTCGCAGCCGTGGCCTGCACCATGTGCATGGCTTGCTGATGCCGGGCGTGGACGCCTTGTCCGCCCCGGTCTTCAATGCGGTCGGCGAGGTGAAGGCGGTGATGACCATCGTCGGCCCGACCTCACTGTTCCACGCCGACGAAAACGGCCCGGCGGCGCAACGCCTGTTGGCGGCGACCCGGGCCGTGAGTTGGCGGATGGGGTATGAGGCGGGTCCAGGATCAGCCCAGGAAATCCGGGACAATCCTGATCACTAG